A genomic window from Brachyspira sp. SAP_772 includes:
- a CDS encoding aldo/keto reductase — MNNFSSLNDSFVLSNGYKIPCIAFGTWKLPDGDDAINSVKEAIKLGYKHIDTAAIYENEKSVGKAIKESGINRKELFVTSKVWNKERGYNTTLKAFEKTLNDLELDYLDLYLIHWPASEHQFKDWDNINLETWRAMTELYEKGKIKSIGVSNFMPHHLKSLMQTEIKPMVNQIEFHVGFMQEETFKYCKDNNILIEAWSPLGRGKMLDNDLLKEIAAKYKKSVAQLCIRWCLQNNTLPLPKSMTPSRIKENTEVFDFNISDEDMNTINNIEYFAGSELHPDKIDF, encoded by the coding sequence ATGAACAATTTCTCTTCTCTAAACGATTCTTTTGTATTAAGCAATGGTTATAAAATTCCTTGTATAGCTTTTGGTACTTGGAAGCTTCCAGATGGTGACGATGCTATAAACTCTGTAAAAGAGGCTATAAAGTTAGGTTATAAACATATTGATACAGCTGCCATTTATGAAAATGAGAAAAGTGTAGGCAAGGCTATAAAAGAAAGCGGTATAAATAGAAAAGAATTATTTGTTACAAGCAAGGTTTGGAATAAAGAGAGAGGATATAATACCACATTAAAAGCATTTGAAAAAACTCTTAATGATTTAGAGCTTGATTATCTTGACCTTTATTTAATACATTGGCCTGCATCAGAACATCAATTTAAAGATTGGGATAATATTAATTTAGAGACTTGGAGAGCTATGACTGAGCTTTATGAAAAAGGTAAAATAAAATCAATAGGTGTTTCTAATTTTATGCCTCATCATTTGAAATCTTTAATGCAAACAGAAATTAAACCTATGGTTAATCAAATAGAGTTTCATGTTGGTTTTATGCAAGAAGAGACTTTTAAATATTGCAAAGATAATAATATACTTATTGAAGCTTGGAGTCCTCTAGGTAGAGGCAAAATGCTTGATAATGATTTATTAAAAGAAATTGCTGCTAAATATAAAAAGTCTGTTGCACAGCTTTGCATAAGATGGTGTTTACAAAATAATACACTTCCCCTTCCAAAATCAATGACCCCTTCAAGAATAAAAGAAAATACTGAAGTTTTTGATTTTAATATTAGCGATGAAGATATGAATACTATAAACAATATAGAATATTTTGCAGGTTCAGAACTTCACCCAGACAAGATAGATTTTTAA